The DNA window AGATCATCTCGCTGGCGCCCGAAGTCTTCTAGCGTCGGTGGGGTCGCGGTCGGTGACCGCGCGCACAGGCGACGGACACTTGAGAGTTCTTGCGTAGGTGGGGTCACCGACCCCAACCGGGAGCGATAGGTATGGCCAAAAAGCAGATGCATGTCAAGCAAGGCGACGAGGTACTCGTGATCGCGGGCAAGGACCGGTCGCGCAAGGGGCGTGTACGGCGCGGCAAGGTGCTCGAGGTCCGACCCGATCAGGAGCGCGTCGTGGTCGAGGGCATCAACATGATCAAGAAGGCAGTGCGCCAGTCGCAGCAGGTGCGGCAGGCCGGCATCGTGACCCAGCCGGGTCCGGTGCACGTCTCCAACGTCATGCTGGTGTGCCCGAACTGCGACGCCGCCACTCGCGTCGCGCACCGGCGGACGAGCGAGGGCCGGGGCGTACGCGTGTGCCGCAAGTGCAAGAAGGACATTGACGAGTAGGGGCGCGGTCCGCCGCGTCTTCCGGCGTCACAAATGATGTTCCACCGAGAACGAGGCTGAGTGTAATGCCCAGGCTGAAAGACCGATACGACAAAGAGATCCTACCGGCGCTCATGGAGCGGTTCGGCTACAAGAACGTGTGGGAAGCCCCGCGCCTGGAGAAGATCAGCGTGAACATGGGTGTCGGCGCGGCGCGCGAGAACGCGGACGTGCTGGACGCAGCGGCCAGGGAACTGACGACGATCGTCGGCCAGAAGGTTGTCATCACGCGGGCCAAGAAGTCCATCTCGGCCTTCGCCATCCGCAAGGGCATGCCGATCGGCTGCCGCGTGACGCTGCGGGGCGACCGCATGTGGGAGTTCGCCGACCGGCTGCTGTCCATCGCGCTGCCCCGCATCCGCGACTTCCGCGGCGTGTCGCGTAACGCATTTGACGGGCGCGGGAACTACTCGTTCGGGCTCGACGACCAGTTGATCTTCCCCGAGCTGGGCTACGATGACATCGAGCGGCAGCGCGGGATGGAGATCACGATCGTGACGACGGCACGGACGGACGAGGAAGCGCGGGCGCTGCTGGAGATGCTGGGCGTGCCGTTCGTCCGGACCCAGGCGGCGTAGGAGCAGGAACACAGGACCGGGCGGGTGCCTGCCAGACGCGCAGCGCCTCGGCGAAGCCCGCCGGAACATGGGACGATTGACGGGTGAGCGTGAGAACCACGCTCCCACAGCAGGAGGACGAAGTTGGCCAAGAAATCCTGGATCGCCAAACAGAAGCGGCCTCAGAAGTTTTCGACGCGCGTCTACAATCGCTGCATGCTCTGCGGCCGGCGGCGGGGGTACCTGCGGGAGTTCGGCATGTGCCGGATCTGCTTCCGTGAGAACGCCCTGTCGGGCAACATTCCCGGCGTCCGAAAATCCAGTTGGTAGTAGGTGGCAGCAGTGGAAAAGAGAAGCGCCGAGCGATCCTCCAATCCGAACAGGTCCAGTGGAGAACGGCTCATGAAACAGGCAGCCAACACTGAAACCGCGGGCGTCAAGGGCACGGGCGTGCTCTGCGACCCGATTGCCGACATGCTGACTCGCATTCGCAACGCCGCGCAGGCCCGCCACGCCAACGTGAAGGTGCCGGTCTCGAAGATGAAGCGCGAGATCGCCAAGATCCTCCACGAGGAAGGCTACATCCGCGGCTTCCAGCTCGTCGGCAAGGGCCAGAGCCTGCGCATTCGCCTGAAGTACAACGCGAACCGCGAGCCGGTCTTGCGCGGCCTCAAGCGCGTGAGCAAGCCCGGGCGGCGGGTATACGTGCCCAAGGATAAGTTGCCGCGCGTGTTCGGTGGACTGGGCATCGCCATCGTGTCCACGAGCGAGGGCATCATGACCGCGCGCGACGCCCGGAAGCGCGGCATCGGCGGCGAGGTCATCGGGTACGTGTGGTAGGCCGTCGGGTGGGGCATCAGCCCTGCGCCAGGAGCAGGGAGGCGCCAGCCCCCGCCCTGCAGACGAGAATGCGGACGATCGTGGGCGGGGTTGAGTCCCCGCCGCACAGTGGGTGAAATACGATGTCAAGAATTGGCAAGCAGCCGATCCCCATCCCCAAGGGCGTGCAGGTCACGGTCGCCGCGGGGAACGAGGTCACCGTCAAGGGGCCGAGCGGGGAACTCAAGGACACCTTCAGTCCCGACCTGACCATCAGCGTCGAGGAGGGGCAGGTGCTGGTCGCCCGCCCGAGCGACGTGCGGCAGCACCGGTCCCTGCACGGCCTGACGCGTTCCCTGCTGGCCAACATGGTCACCGGTGTGACCGAGGGGTTCAGCAAGCGCCTGGAGATCCAGGGCGTCGGCTACCGCGCCGAGAAGCAGGGGAACGGGCTGCTGCTGCGCCTGGGCTTCTCTCATCCCGTGGTGGTCGAGCCGCGGCCCGGCATCACGCTGGAGGTCGAGGGCACGACCAACATCATCATCAAGGGCGCCGACAAGCAGGCCGTGGGCCAAACCGCGGCGGAGATCCGGAAGCTGCGCAAGGTCGAGCCGTACCGCGGCAAGGGCGTGCGCTATGCCGGCGAGATCGTTCGCCGCAAGGCCGGGAAGAGCAAGGCCGGCGGGTAGAGACGAGGGTCAAGGGTCAAGGGTGACGGCAAGCGGCCCTGGTGACGGAAGACTGAGAGCATAGCGCCCCGTGCGCGAAAGCGGTCGCCGAGGTTCCGGAGGGTGGGGGATGTGCCGGAGCGGCACCGGCGGCGGATACGGGAAGGAACTGATATGGGCAGGTTGAGAGAGAAGCACGAGAGTCTGGCGCGACGCAAGTTGCGCGTCCGCCACAAGATCAGCGGGTCGGCCGAGCGCCCGCGGCTGAGCGTCCGCCGGAGCCTGAAGCACATCCACGCCCAGATCATTGACGATGAGGCGGGCGTGACGCTGGCGGCGGCGACGTCGCTGGAGAAGGGCCTGGCGACCGAGGGTACGGGCAACATCGCCGGGGCTGCGGCGGTCGGCAAGGTGCTCGCCGAGCGGGCCCGGGCCAAGGGTGTGGCCAGCGTGGTGTTCGACCGGGGCGGCCGGCCGTACCATGGCCGGATCAAGGCCCTGGCGGATGCAGCGCGCGAGGGCGGACTAGACTTTTAGGGGCGCCAGGAGTGCGGGCGGGTGGCCCGCCTGCCCTGCTGGATAGGAGGCAATGCGTCGTGGCTGACCAGAAGATCAAAGTGACCCTGACCCGCAGCCTGATCTGCCAGAAGCCGAAGCTGCGCAAGACGGCCGAGGCCCTGGGCCTGCGGCGGCCGAACCAGAGCGTGCTGCTGCCGGACACGGCGGATGTGCGCGGGATGCTTAAGGTCGTCGAGCACATGGTGGCCGTGGAGCCGGCGTAGAGGGAACCAAGGGCGGTCGCCGAGGGCGACCGAACGGAGCAAGACCATGAAGCTAGGACAACTCAGCCGGGCTTCCGGCAAGCTGAAGAAGAGCAAGCGCATCGGTCGCGGGATGGGTTCGGGCCACGGCCTGTATGCCGGCCGCGGCATCAAGGGCCAGAACTCCCGCGGTCACGGCGTGCGCCCCGGCTTTGAGGGCGGCCAGAACCCGCTGTACATGCGCATCCCGAAGCTGCGTGGCACCTCGAACAAGGCCCACAACATCGGGATCTTCCGCGCCGACCACAGCGTGCTGAACACCGGCCACCTCGAGCGGCTGGATGCGGGCACCGTAGTGACGCCGGAGCTGGTGCAGCAGCTGGGCTGGGTCAAGAAGATGGGCAAGAAGGGTCTCAAGATCCTCGGCCAGGGCGACCTGACCAAGGCCCTGACGGTTCACTGCCATGCGGTCAGCGACAGCGCTCGCGCCAAGATCGAGGCGGCGGGCGGCAGCGTTGAGGTGATCGTCGGATGAAACAGCGACTCGCGGCTCTCGCTGCGGCGTTGCGGCTGCCGGACATCCGCCAGCGCATTTTCTTCGTCATGGCCATGTTCGGGGTTTATGTGGCGTGCGCGCATGTGCCGCTGCCGGGCGTTAACCTGGAGGCGCTGCAGAACCTGTTCCAGGGCGGCAACGTCTTCGAGCTGTTCAACACCTTCGTCGGTGGGTCGCTGAAGCGCTTCTCGGTGCTGTCGCTGGGTATCATGCCGTACATCAATGCCTCCATCATCATGCAGTTGCTGGTGATGGCCGTCCCGCAGCTCGAGAAGCTGCAAAAAGAGGGCGAGTACGGGCAGAAGAAGATCAACGCCTGGACCAAGTACATGACGGTGATCCTGGCCTTCATCCAGGCCGCCGGCATGATCACGTACTTCCGGGCCGCCGGAGCCTACCAGGGCGGGGTCTTCGAGACGATCTTTGGCGTCCTGATGATGACGGCCGGCACCTCCTTCCTGATGTGGCTCGGTGACATGATCACCACCAAGGGCATCGGGCAGGGCGTGTCGCTCATCATCTTCGCCGGCATCATGACCACGATCCCGCAGCAGGTCGCGCAGACGGTGGTGCTGTACCGGGGCCAGCAGATCGGCATTGCCAACATCGCCGTGCTGGTGTTGATCTTCACGGTCACGATCTACGGCATCGTGAAGGTGACCAAGGCCCAGCGCAAGATCCCCGTGCAGTACGCCAAGCGGGTCAAGGGCAACAAGGTGTATGGCGGGACCACGACGTTCCTGCCGCTGCGCGTGAACCAGGCGGGCGTGATCCCGATCATCTTCGCAATCTCGGTCGTGCTCTTCCCGGCGACCATCGCGCAGTTCCTGGACAACCCGGGGTTCGTCGGCGGCGTGGCGCGCGCTCTGAGCTTCCTGCACGTCACCGAAGACGGCGTGCGCAATGCCATCAGCAGCATGAAGGACTTCACCACACCCGGCCACAACTGGTTCGCGTCGCTGCTGTACTTCCTGATGGTCGTGGTGTTCACGTACTTCTACACGGCGGTCACGTTCAACCCCGAACAGATCGCCGAGAACCTGCAGAAGAATGGTGGGGCCGTGCCTGGCATCCGCCCGGGCGAGCGGACCCGCGACTACCTGGACCGGATTCTGTACCGCATCACGCTGGCGGGTGCCCTGTTCCTGGGCGTCATCGCCCTGATGCAGTACTACGTGGGCGACATCACCAAGGTGACGACCTTCGGCCTGGTGGGTGGTACGTCGCTGCTGATCGTGGTCGGCGTGGCGCTGGACACGATGGAGCAGATCGAGGCGCAGCTCTTGATGCGGCATTACAAGGGGTTCCTGGGCTAATGGCACAGACCAACCTGATCCTGCTGGGGCCGCCCGGGGCGGGCAAGGGCACCCAGGCCGAGCAGCTTGTGAATGACTACGGCGCCGTGCACGTTTCGACCGGCGACATGCTGCGCGCGGCAGTGAAGAACGGCACGGAGCTCGGCCTGCAGGCCAAGCAGTTCATGGATGCCGGCGAGTTGGTGCCCGACAGTCTGGTCATCGGCATCGTCAAGGAGCGGCTGGCGGCTGCGGACATCCAGGAGCACGGGGTACTGCTGGACGGGTTCCCGCGCACCATCCCGCAGGCCGAGGCGCTGGGGCAAGCCATGGCGGAGCTGAGCATGAGCCCGGCCGTCGTCATCAACCTGTCCGTGCCCGACGAAGTGCTCGTGCGGCGGCTGTCGGGGCGGCGCATGTGCCGGGGTTGCGGGGCCATCTATAATGTGGACCGCGATGGCATAGACGTCGGCGACAAGTGCGCCTCGTGCGGCGGGGAGATCTACCAGCGCGACGACGACTGCGCCGAGGCCATCCAGGAGCGGCTGCATGTGTACCAGCGGCAGACCGCGCCGCTGATCGAGTATTACGAAGCGCAGGGCAACCTGTTGGCAATTGACGGGAACGGCGACCGGGAGACAGTCGGCGGGCGTGTGGACGCCGCCCTGGCCGCGCGCGACATCGGGAAGTGCAGTTAGCGGATGTTGGGTCGCTCGCGGCACCCGAAGGTGCCTCGCAAGACTGAGCAGGATCTGGCGATCATGGCCCGAGCCGGGGCCATCGCAGCCGCCGCGTTGCAGGCGGCAGCCGCCGCCGTCCGGCCGGGCATCAGTAGCCTGGAGTTGGATCAGGTTGCCGAAGAGGCGATTCGCGCGGCGGGCGCTGAGCCGAGCTTCAAGGGCTACCGAGGCTACCCGGGGTCGCTGTGCGTGGAGATCAATGATGTCGTCGTCCACGGCATCCCGCGTGACAGCGAGATCGTGCGCGAGGGCGACATTGTGGGGTTGGATGTGGGGGCGTACTACGGCGGCTTCCACGGGGATACGGCCACGACGGTGGCGGTCGGAGCAGTCAGCGCCGAAGCGCAGCGATTGATGGGCGTGACGGAAGAGGCGCTGTGGGTCGGCATCCGGCACGCGGTTCCCGGGGCACTGTTGGGTGACGTGTCGCGCGCCATTCAGGAGTTCGTCGAGGGCCAGGGGTTCAGTTGCGTGCGCGACCTGGTGGGTCACGGCATTGGGCGGCAGATGCATGAGCCGCCGCAGGTCCCGAACTTCTACGAGCCGCGCCAGTTCGCGGAGAGCGACCTGCTCCTGCGTCCCGGCATGGTCCTGGCGATCGAGCCGATGGTGAACGCGGGAACCTATGAGTTGAGGTGCGATCAGGATCGGTGGACGATGCGCACCGCCGACGGGCGGCTCAGTGCGCACTTCGAGCATACCGTGGCCATCACGAAAGAGCAGCCGCTTATCCTGACAGACTTGGAAGGCCATAGCGCATGAGAAGGCCAGAGCATCGGAAGAAGAGGAAGCCGCCGCAGCCGCAGGAGGAGAGCGAGCAGGGCCAGAAGGCCATTCGCGTGTTGGGCAATGTGGTGGAGAAGCTCCCCAATGCGCAGTTCCGCGTGGAACTGCAGAACGGTCACGAAGTCCTGGCGCATGTCTCCGGCAAGATCCGCATGCGGTTCATCAAGGTCATGGCGGGGGACCGCGTGACGGTGGAGCTGTCGCCTTACGATCTGACCCGCGGCCGCATCACGTGGCTGCACAAGTAGGCGGGAACCGGGGACCGGGAAGCGGGGTTGGGGATTCGGGAATAGCGGGGCGGGGTTGCCCGCCGCCTGAAGTGGAGCAGGGACCATGAAAGTATCGGCATCCGTCAAGAAGCGTTGCGACAAGTGCAAGATCGTCCGGCGTCATGGCGTCATTCGGGTTATCTGCGATAACCCCCGCCACAAGCAGCGCCAGGGCTAAGGTTGGTTTTGACCAGGAGGCAGAGCAGTGCCACGAATTGTAGGCGTTGACGTCCCCAGGGACAAACGGGTCGAGATCGCACTGACCTACATCTACGGGATCGGCGACACGACCGCCAAGCGGATCGTCGCCCAGGCCGGCATTGATCCCGAGACCCGTATGCGCGACATCACCGAGGACGAGGCCGCGCGGCTGCGCGACATCATCGAGAACAACTACGTGATCGAGGGTGACAAGCGCCGCGAGGTGGCGTCGAACATCCAGCGGTTGGTGGAGATCGGCACCTACCGGGGCATGCGGCACCGCCGCGGGCTGCCGGTGAATGGGCAGCGCACTCGCACCAACGCGCGGACGCGCAAGGGTCGGCGCAAGACCGTGGCCGGGAAGAAGAAGGCACTGCGCAAGACGTAGGGCGACTAACGGCGGGAACGGTGCGGCGGGAGCGGGGAACGGCAAGACGGGAACCGCAAGCGCACCGGCGCCGCCCGCGTAGAGGGGCGAGCATGACGCTCGCCATACGGGAAGACAGATTGCCGGGCACGCCCGGTGGTCGAGCACAAGCCGCGACGCAGGCGGCTCATGCGAAAGGTGAAGAGAGATGCGACAGCAGAGGCAGCAGTCCCGCGGGCCCAAGAAAGTCAGACGGCAGGTGCCGTACGGCCGGGTCAGCATCAAGTCATCGTTCAACAACACCATCATCAGCATCGCCGATCAGGAAGGCAACGTACTGGTGTGGGCGAGCGCCGGCACGATCGGCTTCTCGGGCACCAAGAAGGGCACGCCCTTCGCCGCCCAGCAGGCCGCTGAGAGTTGCGCCCGGCGGGCGCAGGAATACGGCATGAGCCGCGTGGACGTCTTCGTCAAGGGGCCCGGCTCGGGCCGCGAGACCGCCATCCGTGCGCTGCAGGCCACCGGCCTCGAAGTCGTCAACATCAAGGACGTCACGCCTGTCCCGCACAATGGCTGCCGCCCGCCGAAGCGGCGCCGCGTGTAGTCGCACGACCGCACAAGACATGTCAAGCCGGCGCGCTGAACGGCGCCTCGGAGGAGAAGCCTAGATGGCCAGATATCGAGATGCAGTATGCCGGATCTGCCGGCGTGAAGGCGGGCAGTTGTACCTGAAGGGTCAGAAGTGCTATGGCCCCAAGTGCACGGTGCAGAAGAAGAGCTACCCGCCCGGACAGGGCGGCGAGGCTCGGGCCCAGCGCCGGCGGCCCACCGACTATGGGCTGCAGCTGCGCCAGAAGCAGCGGATGCGCGCGATCTATGGCCTGCTGGAGAAGCAGTTCCGGCGGTACGTCGCCGCGGCCATGCGCGCCGGTGGCGTGACGGGCGAGGTGCTGATGCAGCTCCTGGAGCGGCGCCTGGACAACGTCGTCTACCGCGCCGGCCTCGCGGCCAGCCGCGCCGAGGCGCGCCAGCTCGTCACCCACGCGCACTTCACCGTGAACGACATCCTGGTCAATGTGCCGTCGTACCAGGTGCGCGCCGGGGACGTCGTCAAGGTCAAGGAGAGCGACCGGCAGGCGAGCCCGTTCAAGGAACTCAAGGCCGCTGCCAGCCGCCCGATTCCTGAGTGGCTCAACGTGGCCTACGAGACCTTCAGCGTCACCGTGAACGCCATCCCGACCCGCGAACAGATTGACACCGAAGTGGACGAGCAGCAGGTCGTGGAGTTCTACTCGCGGTAGACGCCGCGCGCGTCAACGGTGAACGGGCAACGGCGCGCGGGCGACCGAGCGCCGGCCCACGAAGCAGTTCGAGGAGAAAACCATGCTAGCAGGCTTGAACCCCAAGGTGCATCCGCTGGAGTTGACCGACACGTACGGCCGGTTCGCTATCGAGCCTCTGGAACGAGGCTATGGGGACACGCTGGGCAACGCCTTCCGGCGCGTGCTGCTGGCCCACATCGAGGGGGCGGCAGTCACCGACGTGCGCATCGATGGCGCCCTGCACGAGTTCACCACGCTCAAGGGCATCGTCGAGGACGCCACGGAGATCATCCTGAACATCCGCGAGCTGGCGATCAAGGTGCTGCCGGCCGAGGGCGAAGAGGCGGAAGAGGACATCGTGCTGCACCTGAGCGCCAAGGGCGCTGGCGAGGTGCTGGCCGCGGACATCCAGACGCCGCCGCACGTGGAGATCATCAACCCGGAGTTGCACATCCTGGAGATCGCCAACGACAAGTCCGGGATCAACATTGACCTGTGGGTACGGCGGGGCGTTGGCTACGTGCCGACCGAAGAGCGCGACCGGTCGCAGACGCCGCTGGATGTCATCCCCGTGGACGCCGTGTTCTCGCCGGTCTCGCGCGCGAACTACCGGGTCGAGCCGACGCGTCTGGGCAGCCGCACCGACCTGGACCGGCTGGTCATCGAGATCTGGGGCAACGGGACGTTGAGCCCGGAGGCGGCGCTGCACCAGGCCGCGCGGCACCTGCGCGACTACATCGCCATCTTCCTGGGCCCGGCCGTGGACGCCGGCCTCGCGCCCGTCGAGGTCATGGGCGAGGAAGAGGAAGTCCGCAACAAGATCCTCGACACGCCCATCGAGGATGTGGAGTTCTCGGTGCGCACCTTCAACTGCCTGAAGAAGGAGAGCATCAACACGCTGGGCGAGTTGGTGCAGCGGACCGAGACCGACCTGTTGAACATCCGGAACTTCGGCAAGCGTTCGCTCGAAGAGGTGCTGGAGAAGCTGGCGCAGTCCGAACTCAGTCTCAAGGGCGGCGCGGCGGGCTAGGCGGGGGAGTCAAGTTGGACGTCGGGAGGACGACATGCGGCATCTGAAGGATCATCGCCGGCTGGGCCGGCCCACCGACCAGCGGCTCGCGCTGCTGCGCGGACTGGTCGCCAGCCTGTTCCGGCATAACCACATCAAGACGACACTGATCAAGGCCAAGGAAGCCCGCCGCGTGGCCGACCAACTCATCACGTTGGCCAAGCGAGGCGACCTGTCGGCGCGCCGCCAGGTCCTGCGCACCATTCCGGACCCGCGCCTGGTCGGCCACCTGTTCGAGGAGATCGCGCCCCGGTTCGGCAAGCGGGAGGGCGGCTACACCCGGATCATCCCCGCCGGGCAGCGGCGCGGCGACGCGGCACAGATGGCCATCCTGGAGCTGTCCGAGTAGGCGGACCGGGTCTGTCCCCAGGCCCGCGACTGACAATGCGGCATGTGCGCCTGGTGGTTCAGTATGACGGCACCGATTACGCCGGCTTCCAGGTGCAGCCGGACCGGCCCACGGTGCAGGGGACGCTGGAAGAGGCGCTGGGCAAGCTGCTGAACGAGGCCGTGCGTGTCGCCGGCGCGGGTCGGACCGACGCGGGGGTGCACGCCGAGGGCCAGGTCGTTTCCTTTACAACCGATAACGTCATTCCGCTGGAGCGGATCGTGCCGGCGCTCAATGCGCTGCTGCCGCCGCAGGTGGTGGCCCTCTGCGCCGAGGAGGCGCCGCCGGGGTTCCACCCGCGCTTCGGGGCGCGCCGCAAGGAGTACCGCTACCGCATCCTGAACCGCGAGTTGCCCTCGCCGTTCGAGGGACGCTTCGCCTGGCACATCCCCGAGCCACTGGATGTGACGGCGATGCAGGCAGCGGCGGCCGAGTTGGTGGGCGAGCATGACTTTGCCGCCTTCTGCGCCGCCGGCGGCGCGGCCCGGACCTCGGTCCGCGAGGTGCTGGAGCTGTCGGTGGAGCGGCATGGCGAGCTGATCGAGATCACGGTGCTGGGCAACGGCTTCCTGTACATGATGGTGCGCATCATCGTCGGGACGCTGGTGGAGGTCGGGCGAGGGCGGACTTCGCCGGCACGCGTGCGCGAGATCTTGGAGAGCCGGGACCGCACCCAGGCCGGGCCAACGGCCCCGCCGCGGGGCCTGGCGCTGATAAGAGTGGAGTACTAGGGACTAGGGATCAGGCATACGGGAATGGGGAAGAGGAGTCTGGGAGCGGGAGCGTTCCCGGCCCCGGGGCCCAAACCCCTGAGCCCCCAGAAGGACTTTGCGCGATGAACAACCAGAAGATCACACGATCAGCCAAAGCCGACGACGTGCAGCACGACTGGTATGTCGTGAGCGCCCGGGGTGTGCCGCTGGGCCGGCTCGCGGCGAAGGTGGCGCACATCCTGCGCGGCAAGCACAAGCCGACCTTCACGCCGCACGTAGACACCGGCGATTTCGTCATCATCACCGACGCGGCCGAGGTCATGGTGACCGGGAACAAGGCCATCCAGAAGATCTACTACCGCCACTCCGGCTATCCGGGTGGGCTGAAGGCCGAGGAGTTCCGGCACTACCTGCAGCGCGCGCCGGAGAAGCTCGTGCGCGAGGCCGTGGAGGGCATGTTGACACACAACGTGCTCGGCCGCGAGCAACTGCGCAAGCTGAAGGTGTACGCGGGCTCCGAGCACCCGCACGTGGCGCAGCAGCCCAAGCCGCTGGAGCTGTAGGGCCGGGCGCCATGCCCATGGGCCGTCCGCGACGGCTGGCACGGCGCGGACACAGACGCAACGGGAGTTTCAAGGAGGCAACATGCTGCTTCAGGGTATGAGTTACGGAACGGGCCGCCGCAAGGACGCGGTGGCGCGCGTATGGGTCAAGCCGGGCACCGGCAACATCACCATCAACGGGCTGGCGCCGCTGGACTACCTCAACCGCGAGCGGCTGGTGCAGGAGATGCTGCAGCCGTTGCGCGCCCTCGGGGCCGAGGAGACCATGGACGTCAAGGCGTTCGTCAAGGGCGGCGGCAAGACCGGCCAGGCCGGGGCCCTGCGCCACGGCATCGCCAAGGCGCTCATTGATCGCGACCCCGAGAACCGGGCGACGCTCGGACCGCTGGGCATGCTCA is part of the bacterium genome and encodes:
- the secY gene encoding preprotein translocase subunit SecY, which codes for MKQRLAALAAALRLPDIRQRIFFVMAMFGVYVACAHVPLPGVNLEALQNLFQGGNVFELFNTFVGGSLKRFSVLSLGIMPYINASIIMQLLVMAVPQLEKLQKEGEYGQKKINAWTKYMTVILAFIQAAGMITYFRAAGAYQGGVFETIFGVLMMTAGTSFLMWLGDMITTKGIGQGVSLIIFAGIMTTIPQQVAQTVVLYRGQQIGIANIAVLVLIFTVTIYGIVKVTKAQRKIPVQYAKRVKGNKVYGGTTTFLPLRVNQAGVIPIIFAISVVLFPATIAQFLDNPGFVGGVARALSFLHVTEDGVRNAISSMKDFTTPGHNWFASLLYFLMVVVFTYFYTAVTFNPEQIAENLQKNGGAVPGIRPGERTRDYLDRILYRITLAGALFLGVIALMQYYVGDITKVTTFGLVGGTSLLIVVGVALDTMEQIEAQLLMRHYKGFLG
- the rpsM gene encoding 30S ribosomal protein S13, giving the protein MPRIVGVDVPRDKRVEIALTYIYGIGDTTAKRIVAQAGIDPETRMRDITEDEAARLRDIIENNYVIEGDKRREVASNIQRLVEIGTYRGMRHRRGLPVNGQRTRTNARTRKGRRKTVAGKKKALRKT
- the rplO gene encoding 50S ribosomal protein L15 encodes the protein MKLGQLSRASGKLKKSKRIGRGMGSGHGLYAGRGIKGQNSRGHGVRPGFEGGQNPLYMRIPKLRGTSNKAHNIGIFRADHSVLNTGHLERLDAGTVVTPELVQQLGWVKKMGKKGLKILGQGDLTKALTVHCHAVSDSARAKIEAAGGSVEVIVG
- a CDS encoding type Z 30S ribosomal protein S14, which produces MAKKSWIAKQKRPQKFSTRVYNRCMLCGRRRGYLREFGMCRICFRENALSGNIPGVRKSSW
- the infA gene encoding translation initiation factor IF-1, producing the protein MRVLGNVVEKLPNAQFRVELQNGHEVLAHVSGKIRMRFIKVMAGDRVTVELSPYDLTRGRITWLHK
- a CDS encoding DNA-directed RNA polymerase subunit alpha, with amino-acid sequence MLAGLNPKVHPLELTDTYGRFAIEPLERGYGDTLGNAFRRVLLAHIEGAAVTDVRIDGALHEFTTLKGIVEDATEIILNIRELAIKVLPAEGEEAEEDIVLHLSAKGAGEVLAADIQTPPHVEIINPELHILEIANDKSGINIDLWVRRGVGYVPTEERDRSQTPLDVIPVDAVFSPVSRANYRVEPTRLGSRTDLDRLVIEIWGNGTLSPEAALHQAARHLRDYIAIFLGPAVDAGLAPVEVMGEEEEVRNKILDTPIEDVEFSVRTFNCLKKESINTLGELVQRTETDLLNIRNFGKRSLEEVLEKLAQSELSLKGGAAG
- the rplE gene encoding 50S ribosomal protein L5, with amino-acid sequence MPRLKDRYDKEILPALMERFGYKNVWEAPRLEKISVNMGVGAARENADVLDAAARELTTIVGQKVVITRAKKSISAFAIRKGMPIGCRVTLRGDRMWEFADRLLSIALPRIRDFRGVSRNAFDGRGNYSFGLDDQLIFPELGYDDIERQRGMEITIVTTARTDEEARALLEMLGVPFVRTQAA
- the rplX gene encoding 50S ribosomal protein L24, giving the protein MHVKQGDEVLVIAGKDRSRKGRVRRGKVLEVRPDQERVVVEGINMIKKAVRQSQQVRQAGIVTQPGPVHVSNVMLVCPNCDAATRVAHRRTSEGRGVRVCRKCKKDIDE
- the rplF gene encoding 50S ribosomal protein L6 → MSRIGKQPIPIPKGVQVTVAAGNEVTVKGPSGELKDTFSPDLTISVEEGQVLVARPSDVRQHRSLHGLTRSLLANMVTGVTEGFSKRLEIQGVGYRAEKQGNGLLLRLGFSHPVVVEPRPGITLEVEGTTNIIIKGADKQAVGQTAAEIRKLRKVEPYRGKGVRYAGEIVRRKAGKSKAGG
- the map gene encoding type I methionyl aminopeptidase — encoded protein: MLGRSRHPKVPRKTEQDLAIMARAGAIAAAALQAAAAAVRPGISSLELDQVAEEAIRAAGAEPSFKGYRGYPGSLCVEINDVVVHGIPRDSEIVREGDIVGLDVGAYYGGFHGDTATTVAVGAVSAEAQRLMGVTEEALWVGIRHAVPGALLGDVSRAIQEFVEGQGFSCVRDLVGHGIGRQMHEPPQVPNFYEPRQFAESDLLLRPGMVLAIEPMVNAGTYELRCDQDRWTMRTADGRLSAHFEHTVAITKEQPLILTDLEGHSA
- the rpsH gene encoding 30S ribosomal protein S8, which produces MKQAANTETAGVKGTGVLCDPIADMLTRIRNAAQARHANVKVPVSKMKREIAKILHEEGYIRGFQLVGKGQSLRIRLKYNANREPVLRGLKRVSKPGRRVYVPKDKLPRVFGGLGIAIVSTSEGIMTARDARKRGIGGEVIGYVW
- the rpmD gene encoding 50S ribosomal protein L30; amino-acid sequence: MADQKIKVTLTRSLICQKPKLRKTAEALGLRRPNQSVLLPDTADVRGMLKVVEHMVAVEPA
- the rpsK gene encoding 30S ribosomal protein S11 translates to MRQQRQQSRGPKKVRRQVPYGRVSIKSSFNNTIISIADQEGNVLVWASAGTIGFSGTKKGTPFAAQQAAESCARRAQEYGMSRVDVFVKGPGSGRETAIRALQATGLEVVNIKDVTPVPHNGCRPPKRRRV
- the rpsD gene encoding 30S ribosomal protein S4; the encoded protein is MARYRDAVCRICRREGGQLYLKGQKCYGPKCTVQKKSYPPGQGGEARAQRRRPTDYGLQLRQKQRMRAIYGLLEKQFRRYVAAAMRAGGVTGEVLMQLLERRLDNVVYRAGLAASRAEARQLVTHAHFTVNDILVNVPSYQVRAGDVVKVKESDRQASPFKELKAAASRPIPEWLNVAYETFSVTVNAIPTREQIDTEVDEQQVVEFYSR
- the rpmJ gene encoding 50S ribosomal protein L36, whose protein sequence is MKVSASVKKRCDKCKIVRRHGVIRVICDNPRHKQRQG
- a CDS encoding adenylate kinase codes for the protein MAQTNLILLGPPGAGKGTQAEQLVNDYGAVHVSTGDMLRAAVKNGTELGLQAKQFMDAGELVPDSLVIGIVKERLAAADIQEHGVLLDGFPRTIPQAEALGQAMAELSMSPAVVINLSVPDEVLVRRLSGRRMCRGCGAIYNVDRDGIDVGDKCASCGGEIYQRDDDCAEAIQERLHVYQRQTAPLIEYYEAQGNLLAIDGNGDRETVGGRVDAALAARDIGKCS
- the rplR gene encoding 50S ribosomal protein L18, yielding MGRLREKHESLARRKLRVRHKISGSAERPRLSVRRSLKHIHAQIIDDEAGVTLAAATSLEKGLATEGTGNIAGAAAVGKVLAERARAKGVASVVFDRGGRPYHGRIKALADAAREGGLDF